In Thamnophis elegans isolate rThaEle1 chromosome 4, rThaEle1.pri, whole genome shotgun sequence, the following proteins share a genomic window:
- the LOC116507235 gene encoding cilia- and flagella-associated protein 251-like, with protein sequence MALPKFSSEEQTEEKEMTSEGIPSTEFPEESEGRCTTEGTLQTGASGFSPEMEQPKFSSEEQTEEKEMTSEGIPSTEFPEESEGRCTTEGALQTGASGSPPEMEQPKSLSEEETEEKVMTSECIPSTEFPESEGKCTRESALQMDISGSTPEIELPKSSSEVETDEKIMTSEGIPCTDFSEESEGKSTRDGALQMSTSGSTPEIDLPKSSSEIETEKKVMMTSEEISSAEFAEESAERCTREDSLQSCTSQSPPDMELLTSSSLKKLSKR encoded by the coding sequence ATGGCGCTGCCAAAATTTTCATCTGAAGAACAAACTGAAGAAAAGGAGATGACTTCCGAAGGCATCCCCTCTACTGAATTCCCAGAAGAATCAGAAGGAAGATGCACCACAGAAGGAACACTCCAGACAGGTGCATCTGGATTTTCTCCAGAAATGGAGCAGCCAAAATTTTCATCTGAAGAACAAACTGAAGAAAAGGAGATGACTTCCGAAGGCATCCCCTCTACTGAATTCCCAGAAGAATCAGAAGGAAGATGTACCACAGAAGGAGCACTCCAGACAGGTGCATCTGGATCTCCTCCAGAAATGGAGCAGCCAAAATCTTTATCTGAAGAGGAAACTGAGGAAAAGGTGATGACTTCAGAATGCATCCCCTCTACTGAATTTCCAGAATCAGAAGGAAAATGCACTAGAGAAAGCGCACTCCAGATGGATATATCTGGATCCACTCCAGAAATAGAGCTGCCAAAATCTTCATCAGAAGTAGAAACTGACGAAAAGATTATGACTTCAGAGGGCATCCCCTGTACTGACTTTTCAGAAGAATCAGAAGGAAAAAGCACTAGAGATGGTGCACTCCAAATGAGTACATCTGGATCCACTCCAGAAATAGACCTGCCAAAATCTTCATCAGAAATAGAAACTGAGAAAAAGGTTATGATGACTTCAGAAGAAATATCTTCTGCTGAATTTGCAGAAGAATCAGCAGAAAGATGCACCAGAGAAGATTCACTCCAGTCATGTACATCTCAATCTCCTCCAGACATGGAGCTGCTAACATCTTCATCTCTGAAGAAGCTGAGCAAAAGGTGA
- the ZBTB2 gene encoding LOW QUALITY PROTEIN: zinc finger and BTB domain-containing protein 2 (The sequence of the model RefSeq protein was modified relative to this genomic sequence to represent the inferred CDS: inserted 8 bases in 6 codons; deleted 4 bases in 4 codons; substituted 1 base at 1 genomic stop codon) — protein MDLANHGLILLQQLNAQREFGFLCDCTVAIGDVYFKAHKSVLASFSNYFKMLFVHQSRYCIRXMCRLKAADIQPDIFSYLLHLMYTGKMAPQLIDPIRLEQGIKFLHAYPLIKRPVLPARKLCTPRASFPLASSLYGIQIADHQARNPTKAVTAPDKPLREARSQLSRVTQEQVHEPSQXSQIPPPNLPPVXPTNIAPPDPLQPSLSPELVSAPSXPSPGNETNMEASSSDDQPASLTIAHVKPSIMKKNGSFPNXLCCHLCGRRFNLRSSLREHLQIHTGVPFASNQHGESSIPLSLCNNAPEKDAMEATEAGMISDSELQQISDSPIIDGQQQAETPPPSDIADIDNLEQADQERDVKRRKYECSICGRKFIQKSHWREHMYIHTGKPFKCSTCDKSFCRANQAARHVCLNQSMDTYTVVDKQTLELCTFEEGNQMDNMLVQANKPYKCNLCDKTFSXPNEVVKHSCKVRNSVFTXRRGKTILLSGDAETTESDHSVLDSIKKNRKQYVRLIVKPGFCFFFFVTKVMFVYSYFY, from the exons atggatttggcCAACCATGGACTTATTCTTCTACAGCAGCTTAATGCTCAGAGGGAGTTTGGTTTCTTGTGTGACTGCACAGTTGCTATTGGTGATGTGTACTTTAAGGCACATAAATCCGTCCTTGCCTCTTTTTCCAACTActtcaagatgttgtttgttcATCAAAGCAGGTACTGTatacgc TGAATGTGTCGCTTGAAGGCAGCTGACATACAGCCAGATATTTTCAGTTACCTCTTGCATTTGATGTACACTGGAAAGATGGCACCTCAGCTCATAGATCCTATTCGACTTGAGCAAGGGATAAAATTCTTGCATGCATACCCGCTGATCAAGAGGCCAGTCTTGCCAGCAAGGAAACTTTGCACACCCAGAGCAAGTTTCCCATTGGCATCATCATTATACGGTATTCAGATTGCGGATCACCAAGCAAGGAATCCCACCAAGGCAGTGACAGCACCTGACAAGCCTTTGCGAGAAGCACGTTCCCAGCTGTCAAGAGTGACCCAAGAACAGGTACATGAACCCTCCC TATCCCAGATACCACCACCAAATTTGCCTCCAG CCCCAACAAATATAGCTCCCCCTGATCCTCTGCAGCCTTCACTGTCTCCCGAATTAGTATCAGCTCCTT ATCCTTCACCTGGAAATGAAACCAACATGGAAGCCTCTTCCTCAGATGATCAACCTGCCTCTCTCACAATAGCGCATGTCAAGCCAagcattatgaaaaaaaatggaagcttTCCAAA ACTATGCTGCCACCTGTGTGGTCGACGTTTCAATTTGCGAAGTAGCTTGCGG GAGCATCTCCAAATTCACACAGGAGTGCCCTTTGCATCCAACCAGCACGGGGAAAGTAGCATTCCCTTGTCCTTGTGTAATAATGCTCCTGAAAAAGATGCTATGGAAGCGACTGAAGCCGGAATGATCAGTGACAGTGAGCTGCAACAGATCTCAGATTCACCCATAATTGACGGGCAGCAGCAAGCAGAAACCCCCCCGCCCTCAGATATTGCAGATATTGACAATTTGGAGCAAGCAGATCAAGAAAGAGACGTGAAAAGGCGGAAGTATGAATGC TCCATTTGTGGACGCAAGTTCATTCAGAAAAGCCACTGGAGAGAGCACATGTACATACATACCGGCAAGCCTTTCAAGTGCAGTACTTGTGACAAAAGTTTCTGCCGGGCCAATCAAGCTGCTAGGCATGTATGTCTTAAC CAAAGCATGGACACCTATACTGTGGTAGACAAACAGACTCTAGAGCTCTGTACATTTGAGGAAGGCAACCAGATGGACAACATGTTAGTACAGGCC AACAAACCCTATAAGTGCAACTTGTGTGACAAGACGTTCT CGCCTAACGAAGTTGTCAAACATTCTTGCAAAGTCAGAAACTCAGTCTTTAC TAGAAGAGGAAAGACCATTCTGCTAAGTGGCGATGCTGaaactacagagagtgatcattCAGTTTTAGACTCTAtcaaaaagaacaggaagcagtaTGTTAGACTGATCGTGAAacctgggttttgtttttttttttttgtaacaaaggttatgtttgtttattcatatttttattaa